From Elephas maximus indicus isolate mEleMax1 chromosome 1, mEleMax1 primary haplotype, whole genome shotgun sequence, a single genomic window includes:
- the FUT9 gene encoding 4-galactosyl-N-acetylglucosaminide 3-alpha-L-fucosyltransferase 9, whose amino-acid sequence MTSASKGILRPFLIVCIILGCFMACLLIYIKPTNSWIFSPMESASSVLKMKNFFSTKTDYFNETTILIWVWPFGQTFDLTSCQAMFNIQGCHLTTDRSFYNKSHAVLIHHRDISWDLTNLPQQARPPFQKWIWMNLESPTHTPQKSGIEHLFNLTLTYRRDSDIQVPYGFLTVSTNPFVFEVPSKEKLVCWVVSNWNPEHARVKYYNELSKSIEIHTYGQAFGEYVNDKNLIPTISTCKFYLSFENSIHKDYITEKLYNAFLAGSVPVVLGPSRENYENYIPADSFIHVEDYNSPSELARYLKEVDKNNKLYLSYFNWRKDFTVNLPRFWESHACLACDHVKRHQEYKSVGNLEKWFWN is encoded by the coding sequence ATGACCTCAGCATCTAAAGGAATTCTCCGCCCATTTTTAATCGTCTGCATTATCCTGGGCTGCTTCATGGCCTGTCTGCTCATTTACATCAAGCCCACCAACAGCTGGATCTTCAGCCCAATGGAGTCAGCCAGCTCAgtgctgaaaatgaaaaatttcttCTCCACCAAAACTGACTATTTTAATGAAACTACTATTCTGATTTGGGTGTGGCCATTTGGGCAGACCTTTGATCTTACATCCTGTCAAGCAATGTTCAACATCCAGGGATGCCATCTCACAACTGACCGTTCCTTCTACAACAAATCCCATGCTGTCCTGATCCATCATCGAGATATTAGTTGGGATCTGACTAATTTACCTCAGCAGGCTAGGCCCCCATTCCAGAAATGGATTTGGATGAATTTGGAATCACCAACTCACACTCCCCAAAAGAGTGGTATCGAGCACCTATTCAACCTGACTCTGACTTACCGCCGAGACTCAGATATCCAAGTGCCTTATGGCTTCTTGACGGTGAGCACAAACCCCTTTGTGTTTGAAGTGCCAAGCAAAGAGAAGTTGGTGTGTTGGGTTGTAAGTAACTGGAACCCTGAGCATGCCAGAGTCAAGTATTACAATGAACTAAGCAAAAGCATTGAAATCCATACCTATGGGCAAGCATTTGGAGAGTATGTGAATGATAAAAATTTGATTCCTACCATATCTACTTGCAAATTTTATCTTTCCTTTGAAAACTCAATTCACAAAGATTACATCACTGAAAAGCTCTACAATGCTTTTCTGGCTGGCTCTGTACCTGTTGTGCTGGGGCCATCTAGGGAAAACTACGAGAATTATATTCcagcagattcattcattcatgtggaAGATTATAACTCTCCCAGTGAGCTAGCAAGGTACCTGAAGGAAGTTGACAAAAACAATAAGTTATACCTTAGTTACTTTAACTGGAGGAAGGACTTCACTGTGAATCTTCCACGATTTTGGGAATCACATGCATGCTTGGCTTGTGATCATGTAAAAAGGCATCAAGAGTATAAGTCTGTTGGTAACTTGGAGAAATGGTTTTGGAATTAA